GCCCGTCGTACTTGGCCTCGAGGAGCTGACCGCGCAAGCGCCTGAGGACGCCGGACCGGCGACCATCGCCGCCCCCTCGATCGCTCCAGGCAGCGTGTCGGAATCGGAATTCGCCCACATGGTCGACGATGCGCTCGAGGCCGTCGGCGGCATCCTGCTGTTCAAGATGCGTCTCGACGAGGCCGGCGAGGACAGGCATGTCGCCGCGGCATCGATCGGCGACGGTGCCAGGCGCCAGTTCCTGCTGCTCTCGCTGCCTGTCACCGGCGGCAAGCTCAAGGTCGAGTCGGCCAGCCGCAGCAACAGCCCTTTGGCAAAACTTGCCGAAGCCTATGTCGGCGTGGTCGAGGCCTTCCGCGCCGCGGCCTGAAGCCGCGACACGGCGGGATCAGTTCGTGGTGTCGTCGGTGCCGTCATCCTCGACATCGTCCAGTCGCACAAAGGCGTAACCCCTCGCCTTAAGGGCCAGCAAACCCTTGACCAGCCCGCCGCCCGCAGCGTGGGTCGGCTGGTTGATGTGGGCGATGATGACGTCGCCATCCTTGGCTGAGGAAACGCGGCGCTCGGTCTCGCGTGCGCCAAGCAGCGAGCCGCCGTCGCCATTGATCGAATAGCCGGCAATCCTGAAGCCAAGACTGCGGATCAGTGCGATCGATGACTTGCTGTATTGCGCGGTGGCGCCGCGGAACCATTTCGGCGCCGGCCCGCCGCGCTCGGTCAGGGCCAGCGCGCCGGCCACGACCTCGGCCTGCACGGCCTCGGTGCTGCCGGCGCTTTTCAGTCCATAGATGCTGCGCGGCGTGTCGACCGCCGGAACGTGCTCGGCGCCGTGATTCTCCAGCTCGAACAACTCGGGATGCGCCCGCATGACGGCGAGCGCCTCGGCGTTGCGCTTCAACCACTTGCCGGTGACGAAGATCGTCGCCGGTATCTTGTTGTCGACGAGTGCCGAGAGGATGCGGGCGTCGGTCTTGCCGCCGCAGGCATCCAGCGTCAGCGCCACGCGGGGCGTAGCTTCGGCGGAAGGCCTGAGGTGCAACCGCGGTTCGAGAAGTGCGGCCGAAGCTGAAGACCCCATCAGCGCCGCGAAACCGACGCCAATCAAAAACCTGCCGAGCATGCGCATGCGAATTTCCGGGAATTGCAGTCTGGAACCGCGGCCACTGGCACTTGAATCTTGGCGCGATGATGACCGTGAAGGCCATTTGGCTGAGGTGCCGGACGCGGCGGAGACGATGCCCTGCAGGCGTTGCTGCCGAGCAACGGAACCAAGTAGCGAAAAGCTATCAGCCATCACGAAAGTGGCGATTCGAAATCGGCGCCTGCCAACCGAGGTCAGCTGATGCGATCGGTCATACCCAGTTTGCAATGGGTATGACCGATTGAGTTACCTTGGAGCGACTTAGCGCTGCGCCTTGACCGCCGACTGCGCGGCGGCAAGCCTGGCGATCGGCACGCGGAACGGCGAGCAGGAGACATAGTCCAGCCCGACGCTTTCGCAGAAGTGGATCGAGGCCGGGTCGCCGCCATGCTCGCCGCAGATGCCGAGCTTGATCTCCGGTCGCGTCGCCCTGCCCTTTTCGGCAGCGATCTTCACCAGTTCGCCAACGCCGTCGACGTCGAGCGAGACGAACGGGTCCTGCTCGATGATGCCCTTCTGGCGATAGGTCTCGAGGAAGGACGCGGCATCGTCACGCGAGATGCCGAAGGTCGTCTGCGTCAGGTCGTTGGTGCCGAAGGAGAAGAACTCCGCCGCCTCGGCAATGACATGGGCGCGAATTGCCGCGCGCGGCAGCTCGATCATCGTGCCGACGAGATAATCGATATTCACGCCGGTTTCCTGCATCACGCTCTGCGCGACCTGGTCGATCCGCGCCTTGACGTAATCGAGCTCCTTCATCAGGCCGACCAGCGGCACCATGATCTCGGGCACGACCGGGCTGCCGGTCTTCTTGCCGGCCTCGATAGCCGCCTCGAAGATGGCGCGCGCCTGCATCTCGGCAATCTCCGGATAGGAGACGGCGAGACGGCAGCCCCGATGGCCGAGCATCGGGTTGAACTCGTGCAGCGCTTCGGTGCGCTGGCGCAGCTTGTCGGCCGAGACGTTCATCGCAGCCGCGACCTCGGCGATCTCTTCCTCGGTCTTGGGGAGGAACTCGTGCAGCGGCGGGTCGAGCAGGCGGATCGTCACCGGCAGGCCGGCCATGATCTCGAACAGCTCGATGAAATCCGAACGCTGCATCGGCAAAAGCTTGGCAAGTGCCGTGCGCCTGTCCTTCTCGGTGTCGGCGAGGATCATCTCGCGCATGGCAACGATGCGGTCGCCGTCGAAGAACATGTGTTCGGTGCGGCAAAGGCCGATGCCCTCCGCGCCGAAGGAGCGCGCCATGCGCGCATCGGCCGGCGTTTCGGCATTGGTGCGCACCTTCATGCGGCGCGCCGCATCGGCCCACTCCATGATGGCCGCGAAATCGCCCGACAGTTCCGGCTGCAGCATCGGCACCGAGCCCTTCAGCACCTGGCCGTTGGAGCCGTCGATGGTGATGATGTCGCCTTTGCGGAAGGTGTGGCCCATGGCGATCAGGGTGCCGGCGCGATAGTCGACGCGCAGCGAGCCGGCACCAGAAACACAGGGCTTTCCCATGCCGCGGGCAACCACCGCCGCGTGGCTGGTCATGCCGCCGCGCGTCGTCAGGATGCCTTCCGAGGCATGCATGCCGTGGATGTCCTCGGGGCTGGTTTCGATGCGCACCAGGATGACCTTGCGCCCTGCCGACTTCAGCTCTTCGGCCTCGTCGGACGAGAACACGATCTCGCCGGTGGCGGCACCCGGCGATGCCGGCAGGCCGACGGCGATGACTTCGCGCTGCGCCTTGGGGTCGATGGTCGGGTGAAGCAGTTGATCGAGCGCCGACGGATCGATGCGGCAGATCGCTTCGTCCCTTGATATCAGCCCTTCGCCGGCCATCTCGGCCGCGATCTTGAGCGCCGCCTTGGCGGTACGCTTGCCCGAGCGGGTCTGCAGCATCCACAGCTTGCCGCGCTCGATGGTGAATTCGAGGTCCTGCATGTCGCGGTAATGCTGTTCGAGGCGATTGGAAATCGCAACGAAGGTGTTGAACGCCTCCGGCATCAGCTTCTGCAGCGAGGGCTTGTCGGAGCCGGCTGCAATGCGCGCGGCTTCGGTGATGTTCTGCGGCGTGCGGATGCCGGCAACGACGTCCTCGCCCTGCGCATTCACCAGGAACTCGCCATAAAGCATCTTCTCACCGGTCGAGGGGTTGCGCGTGAAGGCGACACCGGTCGCCGATGTCTCGCCCATGTTGCCGAACACCATGGCCTGGACGTTGACCGCCGTGCCCCAGCTCTCCGGAATGTCGTGCAGGCGGCGATAGGTGATGGCGCGGTGGTTCATCCAGCTCTGGAACACGGCGCCGATGGCGCCCCAAAGCTGCTCAT
The nucleotide sequence above comes from Aminobacter aminovorans. Encoded proteins:
- the ppdK gene encoding pyruvate, phosphate dikinase; this encodes MTKWVYSFGDGAAEGRSSDRDLLGGKGANLAEMCSLGLPVPPGFTITTAACNWFYANGRAYPATLEADVRAALDHVGAITGRRFGDPEKLLLVSVRSGARASMPGMMDTVLNLGLNDVTVEALAIDAGDARFAYDSYRRFITMYSDVVLGLDHEVFEELLEDEKGRLGYELDTEFTAPQWQDVIKLYKAKVEEELGRAFPQDPHEQLWGAIGAVFQSWMNHRAITYRRLHDIPESWGTAVNVQAMVFGNMGETSATGVAFTRNPSTGEKMLYGEFLVNAQGEDVVAGIRTPQNITEAARIAAGSDKPSLQKLMPEAFNTFVAISNRLEQHYRDMQDLEFTIERGKLWMLQTRSGKRTAKAALKIAAEMAGEGLISRDEAICRIDPSALDQLLHPTIDPKAQREVIAVGLPASPGAATGEIVFSSDEAEELKSAGRKVILVRIETSPEDIHGMHASEGILTTRGGMTSHAAVVARGMGKPCVSGAGSLRVDYRAGTLIAMGHTFRKGDIITIDGSNGQVLKGSVPMLQPELSGDFAAIMEWADAARRMKVRTNAETPADARMARSFGAEGIGLCRTEHMFFDGDRIVAMREMILADTEKDRRTALAKLLPMQRSDFIELFEIMAGLPVTIRLLDPPLHEFLPKTEEEIAEVAAAMNVSADKLRQRTEALHEFNPMLGHRGCRLAVSYPEIAEMQARAIFEAAIEAGKKTGSPVVPEIMVPLVGLMKELDYVKARIDQVAQSVMQETGVNIDYLVGTMIELPRAAIRAHVIAEAAEFFSFGTNDLTQTTFGISRDDAASFLETYRQKGIIEQDPFVSLDVDGVGELVKIAAEKGRATRPEIKLGICGEHGGDPASIHFCESVGLDYVSCSPFRVPIARLAAAQSAVKAQR
- a CDS encoding polysaccharide deacetylase family protein: MRMLGRFLIGVGFAALMGSSASAALLEPRLHLRPSAEATPRVALTLDACGGKTDARILSALVDNKIPATIFVTGKWLKRNAEALAVMRAHPELFELENHGAEHVPAVDTPRSIYGLKSAGSTEAVQAEVVAGALALTERGGPAPKWFRGATAQYSKSSIALIRSLGFRIAGYSINGDGGSLLGARETERRVSSAKDGDVIIAHINQPTHAAGGGLVKGLLALKARGYAFVRLDDVEDDGTDDTTN